One Edaphobacter flagellatus genomic region harbors:
- a CDS encoding DMT family transporter has product MKSATSILHTWSAIGGVAALAIAGEVLIASAMRDLGDLDNYRTGPGLKGFLGPIRAVLASPKFLIGAACMALNFFAMLWALSIVDLSLAAPAIASLTYIGNAICAKLVLGENVDRRRWLAVLFVCIGVILISH; this is encoded by the coding sequence TTGAAGTCCGCCACCTCCATCCTGCACACCTGGTCCGCCATCGGCGGCGTTGCCGCCCTCGCCATCGCCGGCGAAGTCCTCATCGCCTCCGCCATGCGCGACCTCGGCGATCTCGATAACTACCGCACCGGTCCCGGCCTCAAAGGCTTCCTCGGCCCCATACGGGCCGTCCTCGCCAGCCCCAAGTTCCTCATCGGAGCCGCCTGCATGGCGCTGAACTTCTTCGCCATGCTCTGGGCGCTCTCCATCGTCGACCTCTCCCTCGCCGCCCCCGCCATCGCGTCGCTCACCTACATCGGCAACGCCATCTGCGCCAAACTCGTCCTGGGCGAAAACGTAGACCGCCGCCGCTGGCTCGCTGTCCTCTTCGTGTGCATCGGCGTCATCCTCATCTCCCACTAA